A region of Salvia splendens isolate huo1 chromosome 17, SspV2, whole genome shotgun sequence DNA encodes the following proteins:
- the LOC121773369 gene encoding protein ENDOSPERM DEFECTIVE 1-like: protein MADLTGGAASSPPPPPLAQRRPRVREVSSRFMSPLVQSNSTPHPSDFPLAKSAHRRNPSKNDENFNPEPNRGGLDKFPAPISTIQRKQHQQRLNSKDHHLREIRVSSRPDTPIAIERDRIVPSRFRQSVSRSNSLSSSSDGCSAVTAAARLLQEATSDAEKRLSRISTSSFDDSASCTTATASNQGSSSCPNSPHCAPVTKLRSATTDVRSSVPDMDRNLENSMKDCARSLNFASLSKIGGGGVSRPPHPSSLNSRKGRKVSTHQDEVHSFKMMINHSLQYRFANAKAEASLQAQKQETERNFCSLGAMISDKRDIVKKKRIELALLRRLKTLNTLVEAQMPYLEDWSSMEVDYSNCLSGAANALLSSSVRLPVSGDVRADVAEIEEALTSASKVVESINSQIQRFAHMAEGIDTLVSEVSRMANGEKALTEECGYLLSKTYSSQVIECSLRGALMQFNDSNNHPPHKSEE from the exons ATGGCAGACCTAACCGGCGGAGCCGCATCGTCGCCACCACCTCCGCCGCTGGCACAGCGCCGGCCAAGAGTGAGAGAAGTGAGCTCACGGTTCATGTCTCCTCTAGTCCAATCCAATTCGACCCCTCACCCTTCCGATTTTCCGCTCGCCAAATCCGCACACCGCCGCAATCCGTCCAAAAACGACGAGAATTTCAACCCGGAGCCAAACCGCGGCGGGTTGGACAAATTTCCTGCGCCTATCTCAACCATACAGAGAAAACAGCACCAGCAACGGTTGAATTCGAAAGATCACCATCTCCGGGAGATTAGGGTTTCGTCGAGACCGGACACGCCTATCGCAATCGAGAGAGATAGAATTGTTCCTTCCAGATTTAGGCAAAGCGTCAGCCGTTCAAATTCGCTGAGTAGTAGCAGCGACGGATGCTCCGCCGTCACTGCGGCGGCGAGGCTGCTGCAGGAGGCGACGTCCGATGCAGAGAAGCGGCTTTCCAGGATTTCAACATCCAGCTTCGATGATTCAGCTTCCTGCACCACCGCCACCGCTTCGAATCAGGGGAGCTCCTCGTGCCCTAATTCGCCGCACTGTGCGCCGGTAACCAAGCTGCGGAGCGCAACAACAGACGTGCGCTCTTCCGTGCCGGATATGGATCGGAATTTGGAGAATTCCATGAAGGATTGTGCGCGATCGCTGAATTTCGCGTCTCTCTCGAAGATCGGAGGAGGAGGCGTTTCACGGCCTCCGCATCCTTCGTCGCTGAATTCGAGGAAAGGAAGGAAGGTGTCTACTCATCAAGATGAAGTGCATTCCTTCAAAATGATGATTAACCACTCTCTGCAGTATCGATTTGCGAATGCAAAGGCAGAGGCTTCCCTTCAAGCTCAGAAGCAGGAAACAGAG AGGAACTTTTGTTCACTTGGAGCCATGATATCCGATAAACGCGATATTGTGAAAAAGAAACGCATTGAACTTGCGCTCCTGCGAAGATTGAAGACTTTGAATACATTAGTTGAAGCTCAA ATGCCATATCTGGAGGACTGGTCTAGTATGGAAGTGGATTACTCAAATTGTCTCTCAGGCGCAGCAAACGCGTTACTGAGCTCCTCAGTTAGACTTCCAGTTAGTGGCGACGTGCGG GCTGATGTCGCGGAGATAGAGGAAGCGCTAACCTCAGCTTCGAAGGTGGTTGAGTCCATTAATTCTCAAATTCAGAGATTTGCCCACATG GCAGAAGGAATTGATACTTTGGTTTCTGAAGTATCTAGGATGGCAAATGGAGAGAAAGCTCTAACTGAGGAGTGTGGATATCTGCTCTCCAAAACTTACTCATCTCAG GTGATCGAGTGTAGTCTAAGGGGAGCTCTAATGCAGTTTAACGACAGCAACAATCATCCACCCCATAAGAGTGAAGAATGA